One window of the Camelina sativa cultivar DH55 chromosome 1, Cs, whole genome shotgun sequence genome contains the following:
- the LOC104711669 gene encoding sugar transporter ERD6-like 12 isoform X2, producing MEKMEGGEEDATEKGLLLVNDEEINANTTPLLFFSTFIIVSASFTYGAAMGYTADTMHSIMTDLDLSLAQFSLFGSLSTFGGMFGAVFSAKAAATFGYKMTLWLADIFCVSGWLAIALAKDIIWLDMGRVLVGIGVGLVSYVIPVYVAEITPKHVRGAFTFSNQLLQNFGIAIVYYFGNFVSWRTLALIGSIPCWIQVIGLFFIPESPRWLAKNGRDKEVEAVLQKLRGPNYDIVPEACEIKISVEASKQRSNISIRSLFRKKYAHQLTIGIGLMVLQQLCGSAGIGGYGTTIFNHAGFPSRIGMMVLSFIVVPKSFMGLLLVDRWGRRPLLMASASGLCLSCITLAVAFGVKDDPELGKITPILCFIGILSFTMMFAIGMGALPWIIMSEIFPMDIKVLAGSLVTITNWFTGWIANYCFNFMFFWSQTGTFIISAAVCGGTVVFTWWLVPETRGLTLEEIQLSFGNI from the exons AAATGACGAAGAGATCAATGCAAATACAACtccacttcttttcttctccaccTTCATCATTGTCTCCGCCTCCTTCACCTATGGCGCTGCC ATGGGTTATACTGCAGATACAATGCACTCCATTATGACAGACTTGGATCTTTCTCTTGCACAA TTTTCGCTGTTTGGTTCGCTCTCGACGTTTGGAGGAATGTTCGGTGCAGTATTCAGCGCCAAAGCTGCAGCTACCTTCGGTTATAAAATG ACGTTGTGGCTCGCTGATATATTCTGCGTAAGTGGCTGGCTTGCCATTGCACTAGCCAAG GATATTATTTGGCTTGACATGGGACGGGTTTTGGTGGGAATTGGAGTTGGTCTCGTTAGCTACGTG aTTCCTGTATATGTTGCCGAAATAACACCCAAGCACGTACGAGGGGCTTTTACATTTAGTAATCAG CTGTTGCAAAACTTTGGAATCGCAATCGTATATTACTTTGGAAATTTCGTGTCATGGAGAACTTTAGCCTTAATCG GTAGTATTCCATGTTGGATACAAGTTATTGGTCTGTTCTTCATACCTGAGTCTCCCAGATGGCTG GCGAAAAACGGCCGTGATAAAGAAGTTGAAGCAGTTCTTCAAAAGTTAAGAGGACCAAACTATGATATTGTGCCCGAAGCTTGTGAAATCAAG ATTTCAGTTGAAGCTTCAAAACAAAGGTCGAATATCAGCATTCGTAGTCTTTTCAGAAAGAAATATGCTCATCAACTTACA ATAGGCATAGGTTTGATGGTTCTGCAACAGTTATGTGGATCGGCTGGAATAGGTGGCTACGGAACCACTATATTTAATCATGCCG GGTTTCCTTCTCGGATTGGGATGATGGTGTTGTCTTTTATCGTC GTACCGAAATCTTTTATGGGTCTACTCCTTGTGGATCGATGGGGAAGACGTCCACTTCTTATG GCTTCAGCATCTGGGTTATGTTTGAGCTGTATCACATTAGCAGTAGCGTTTGGAGTTAAAGATGACCCGGAGCTTGGAAAAATTACTCCAATTCTCTGTTTCATTGGAATATTG TCATTTACGATGATGTTTGCAATTGGGATGGGAGCGTTGCCGTGGATTATAATGTCTGAG ATATTTCCAATGGATATAAAGGTATTAGCTGGGAGTTTAGTGACCATAACCAATTG GTTCACTGGTTGGATCGCCAACTATTGTTTCAATTTTATGTTCTTTTGGAGCCAAACAG GGACATTTATAATATCCGCTGCAGTATGTGGAGGAACAGTTGTATTCACATGGTGGTTGGTGCCGGAGACTCGAGGATTGACGCTAGAAGAAATCCAACTATCGTTTGGCAATATTTAG
- the LOC104711669 gene encoding sugar transporter ERD6-like 12 isoform X3 yields the protein MEKMEGGEEDATEKGLLLVNDEEINANTTPLLFFSTFIIVSASFTYGAAMGYTADTMHSIMTDLDLSLAQFSLFGSLSTFGGMFGAVFSAKAAATFGYKMTLWLADIFCVSGWLAIALAKDIIWLDMGRVLVGIGVGLVSYIPVYVAEITPKHVRGAFTFSNQLLQNFGIAIVYYFGNFVSWRTLALIGSIPCWIQVIGLFFIPESPRWLAKNGRDKEVEAVLQKLRGPNYDIVPEACEIKISVEASKQRSNISIRSLFRKKYAHQLTIGIGLMVLQQLCGSAGIGGYGTTIFNHAGFPSRIGMMVLSFIVVPKSFMGLLLVDRWGRRPLLMASASGLCLSCITLAVAFGVKDDPELGKITPILCFIGILSFTMMFAIGMGALPWIIMSEIFPMDIKVLAGSLVTITNWFTGWIANYCFNFMFFWSQTGTFIISAAVCGGTVVFTWWLVPETRGLTLEEIQLSFGNI from the exons AAATGACGAAGAGATCAATGCAAATACAACtccacttcttttcttctccaccTTCATCATTGTCTCCGCCTCCTTCACCTATGGCGCTGCC ATGGGTTATACTGCAGATACAATGCACTCCATTATGACAGACTTGGATCTTTCTCTTGCACAA TTTTCGCTGTTTGGTTCGCTCTCGACGTTTGGAGGAATGTTCGGTGCAGTATTCAGCGCCAAAGCTGCAGCTACCTTCGGTTATAAAATG ACGTTGTGGCTCGCTGATATATTCTGCGTAAGTGGCTGGCTTGCCATTGCACTAGCCAAG GATATTATTTGGCTTGACATGGGACGGGTTTTGGTGGGAATTGGAGTTGGTCTCGTTAGCTAC aTTCCTGTATATGTTGCCGAAATAACACCCAAGCACGTACGAGGGGCTTTTACATTTAGTAATCAG CTGTTGCAAAACTTTGGAATCGCAATCGTATATTACTTTGGAAATTTCGTGTCATGGAGAACTTTAGCCTTAATCG GTAGTATTCCATGTTGGATACAAGTTATTGGTCTGTTCTTCATACCTGAGTCTCCCAGATGGCTG GCGAAAAACGGCCGTGATAAAGAAGTTGAAGCAGTTCTTCAAAAGTTAAGAGGACCAAACTATGATATTGTGCCCGAAGCTTGTGAAATCAAG ATTTCAGTTGAAGCTTCAAAACAAAGGTCGAATATCAGCATTCGTAGTCTTTTCAGAAAGAAATATGCTCATCAACTTACA ATAGGCATAGGTTTGATGGTTCTGCAACAGTTATGTGGATCGGCTGGAATAGGTGGCTACGGAACCACTATATTTAATCATGCCG GGTTTCCTTCTCGGATTGGGATGATGGTGTTGTCTTTTATCGTC GTACCGAAATCTTTTATGGGTCTACTCCTTGTGGATCGATGGGGAAGACGTCCACTTCTTATG GCTTCAGCATCTGGGTTATGTTTGAGCTGTATCACATTAGCAGTAGCGTTTGGAGTTAAAGATGACCCGGAGCTTGGAAAAATTACTCCAATTCTCTGTTTCATTGGAATATTG TCATTTACGATGATGTTTGCAATTGGGATGGGAGCGTTGCCGTGGATTATAATGTCTGAG ATATTTCCAATGGATATAAAGGTATTAGCTGGGAGTTTAGTGACCATAACCAATTGGTTCACTGGTTGGATCGCCAACTATTGTTTCAATTTTATGTTCTTTTGGAGCCAAACAG GGACATTTATAATATCCGCTGCAGTATGTGGAGGAACAGTTGTATTCACATGGTGGTTGGTGCCGGAGACTCGAGGATTGACGCTAGAAGAAATCCAACTATCGTTTGGCAATATTTAG
- the LOC104711669 gene encoding sugar transporter ERD6-like 12 isoform X1, with protein MEKMEGGEEDATEKGLLLVNDEEINANTTPLLFFSTFIIVSASFTYGAAMGYTADTMHSIMTDLDLSLAQFSLFGSLSTFGGMFGAVFSAKAAATFGYKMTLWLADIFCVSGWLAIALAKDIIWLDMGRVLVGIGVGLVSYVIPVYVAEITPKHVRGAFTFSNQLLQNFGIAIVYYFGNFVSWRTLALIGSIPCWIQVIGLFFIPESPRWLAKNGRDKEVEAVLQKLRGPNYDIVPEACEIKISVEASKQRSNISIRSLFRKKYAHQLTIGIGLMVLQQLCGSAGIGGYGTTIFNHAGFPSRIGMMVLSFIVVPKSFMGLLLVDRWGRRPLLMASASGLCLSCITLAVAFGVKDDPELGKITPILCFIGILSFTMMFAIGMGALPWIIMSEIFPMDIKVLAGSLVTITNWFTGWIANYCFNFMFFWSQTGTFIISAAVCGGTVVFTWWLVPETRGLTLEEIQLSFGNI; from the exons AAATGACGAAGAGATCAATGCAAATACAACtccacttcttttcttctccaccTTCATCATTGTCTCCGCCTCCTTCACCTATGGCGCTGCC ATGGGTTATACTGCAGATACAATGCACTCCATTATGACAGACTTGGATCTTTCTCTTGCACAA TTTTCGCTGTTTGGTTCGCTCTCGACGTTTGGAGGAATGTTCGGTGCAGTATTCAGCGCCAAAGCTGCAGCTACCTTCGGTTATAAAATG ACGTTGTGGCTCGCTGATATATTCTGCGTAAGTGGCTGGCTTGCCATTGCACTAGCCAAG GATATTATTTGGCTTGACATGGGACGGGTTTTGGTGGGAATTGGAGTTGGTCTCGTTAGCTACGTG aTTCCTGTATATGTTGCCGAAATAACACCCAAGCACGTACGAGGGGCTTTTACATTTAGTAATCAG CTGTTGCAAAACTTTGGAATCGCAATCGTATATTACTTTGGAAATTTCGTGTCATGGAGAACTTTAGCCTTAATCG GTAGTATTCCATGTTGGATACAAGTTATTGGTCTGTTCTTCATACCTGAGTCTCCCAGATGGCTG GCGAAAAACGGCCGTGATAAAGAAGTTGAAGCAGTTCTTCAAAAGTTAAGAGGACCAAACTATGATATTGTGCCCGAAGCTTGTGAAATCAAG ATTTCAGTTGAAGCTTCAAAACAAAGGTCGAATATCAGCATTCGTAGTCTTTTCAGAAAGAAATATGCTCATCAACTTACA ATAGGCATAGGTTTGATGGTTCTGCAACAGTTATGTGGATCGGCTGGAATAGGTGGCTACGGAACCACTATATTTAATCATGCCG GGTTTCCTTCTCGGATTGGGATGATGGTGTTGTCTTTTATCGTC GTACCGAAATCTTTTATGGGTCTACTCCTTGTGGATCGATGGGGAAGACGTCCACTTCTTATG GCTTCAGCATCTGGGTTATGTTTGAGCTGTATCACATTAGCAGTAGCGTTTGGAGTTAAAGATGACCCGGAGCTTGGAAAAATTACTCCAATTCTCTGTTTCATTGGAATATTG TCATTTACGATGATGTTTGCAATTGGGATGGGAGCGTTGCCGTGGATTATAATGTCTGAG ATATTTCCAATGGATATAAAGGTATTAGCTGGGAGTTTAGTGACCATAACCAATTGGTTCACTGGTTGGATCGCCAACTATTGTTTCAATTTTATGTTCTTTTGGAGCCAAACAG GGACATTTATAATATCCGCTGCAGTATGTGGAGGAACAGTTGTATTCACATGGTGGTTGGTGCCGGAGACTCGAGGATTGACGCTAGAAGAAATCCAACTATCGTTTGGCAATATTTAG
- the LOC104711669 gene encoding sugar transporter ERD6-like 12 isoform X4 codes for MHSIMTDLDLSLAQFSLFGSLSTFGGMFGAVFSAKAAATFGYKMTLWLADIFCVSGWLAIALAKDIIWLDMGRVLVGIGVGLVSYVIPVYVAEITPKHVRGAFTFSNQLLQNFGIAIVYYFGNFVSWRTLALIGSIPCWIQVIGLFFIPESPRWLAKNGRDKEVEAVLQKLRGPNYDIVPEACEIKISVEASKQRSNISIRSLFRKKYAHQLTIGIGLMVLQQLCGSAGIGGYGTTIFNHAGFPSRIGMMVLSFIVVPKSFMGLLLVDRWGRRPLLMASASGLCLSCITLAVAFGVKDDPELGKITPILCFIGILSFTMMFAIGMGALPWIIMSEIFPMDIKVLAGSLVTITNWFTGWIANYCFNFMFFWSQTGTFIISAAVCGGTVVFTWWLVPETRGLTLEEIQLSFGNI; via the exons ATGCACTCCATTATGACAGACTTGGATCTTTCTCTTGCACAA TTTTCGCTGTTTGGTTCGCTCTCGACGTTTGGAGGAATGTTCGGTGCAGTATTCAGCGCCAAAGCTGCAGCTACCTTCGGTTATAAAATG ACGTTGTGGCTCGCTGATATATTCTGCGTAAGTGGCTGGCTTGCCATTGCACTAGCCAAG GATATTATTTGGCTTGACATGGGACGGGTTTTGGTGGGAATTGGAGTTGGTCTCGTTAGCTACGTG aTTCCTGTATATGTTGCCGAAATAACACCCAAGCACGTACGAGGGGCTTTTACATTTAGTAATCAG CTGTTGCAAAACTTTGGAATCGCAATCGTATATTACTTTGGAAATTTCGTGTCATGGAGAACTTTAGCCTTAATCG GTAGTATTCCATGTTGGATACAAGTTATTGGTCTGTTCTTCATACCTGAGTCTCCCAGATGGCTG GCGAAAAACGGCCGTGATAAAGAAGTTGAAGCAGTTCTTCAAAAGTTAAGAGGACCAAACTATGATATTGTGCCCGAAGCTTGTGAAATCAAG ATTTCAGTTGAAGCTTCAAAACAAAGGTCGAATATCAGCATTCGTAGTCTTTTCAGAAAGAAATATGCTCATCAACTTACA ATAGGCATAGGTTTGATGGTTCTGCAACAGTTATGTGGATCGGCTGGAATAGGTGGCTACGGAACCACTATATTTAATCATGCCG GGTTTCCTTCTCGGATTGGGATGATGGTGTTGTCTTTTATCGTC GTACCGAAATCTTTTATGGGTCTACTCCTTGTGGATCGATGGGGAAGACGTCCACTTCTTATG GCTTCAGCATCTGGGTTATGTTTGAGCTGTATCACATTAGCAGTAGCGTTTGGAGTTAAAGATGACCCGGAGCTTGGAAAAATTACTCCAATTCTCTGTTTCATTGGAATATTG TCATTTACGATGATGTTTGCAATTGGGATGGGAGCGTTGCCGTGGATTATAATGTCTGAG ATATTTCCAATGGATATAAAGGTATTAGCTGGGAGTTTAGTGACCATAACCAATTGGTTCACTGGTTGGATCGCCAACTATTGTTTCAATTTTATGTTCTTTTGGAGCCAAACAG GGACATTTATAATATCCGCTGCAGTATGTGGAGGAACAGTTGTATTCACATGGTGGTTGGTGCCGGAGACTCGAGGATTGACGCTAGAAGAAATCCAACTATCGTTTGGCAATATTTAG
- the LOC104711581 gene encoding psbP domain-containing protein 7, chloroplastic — translation MSLKPYFSLLHSSQPTNAKLSDFLIAQQSSDDRKTTPAEEFSPLAEKFNRRLLLGVGSSSVLAVGANFCGITSFVLGLSPELGRNLKLDVVYPIGGYSRCIDTVQGFEFIYPVTWVGDQTLLYRAAEKSERETSLDLPPARNIRRKNVNEPVVAFGPPGSTGELNVSVIVSPVSPSFSIEAFGGPKEVGEAIVRTVTGSGQRTDLKGTLLESNLRQDSERNLKYYELEFKVESPVFRRHNVAICCAHRGRLYTLNAQAPESAWSEVRSKIYTTAKSFNIIS, via the exons ATGTCTCTGAAACCTTACTTCTCTCTGCTACACTCATCACAGCCTACGAATGCTAAACTCTCGGACTTCTTGATCGCTCAACAATCCTCCGATGATCGGAAAACTACCCCGGCCGAGGAGTTTTCTCCGCTGGCTGAGAAATTCAACCGTCGCCTTCTTCTGGGTGTAGGATCGTCCTCTGTTCTTGCCGTTGGTGCCAATTTCTGTGGTATCACGAGTTTTGTACTCGGTTTATCGCCGGAACTCGGCCGGAATCTGAAACTCGACGTCGTCTATCCGATTGGAGGGTATAGCAGATGTATCGACACGGTTCAAGGATTCG AATTTATATATCCGGTTACGTGGGTTGGAGACCAGACGCTTTTGTATAGAGCGGCGGAGAAGTCAGAACGTGAGACATCGCTAGACCTTCCTCCGGCAAGAAACATTCGCCGGAAAAACGTTAATGAACCGGTTGTTGCATTTGGACCTCCCGGTTCGACCGGTGAGCTCAACGTCAGTGTTATCGTCTCCCCTGTCTCACCCAGCTTCTC AATCGAAGCATTTGGAGGGCCAAAAGAAGTAGGAGAAGCAATAGTAAGAACGGTGACAGGATCCGGTCAACGAACAGATTTAAAAGGAACTTTGCTAGAATCAAATCTCAGACAAGATTCAGAGAGAAACTTGAAGTACTATGAGTTGGAGTTTAAAGTCGAATCACCCGTATTCAGACGGCATAATGTAGCCATTTGTTGCGCTCACCGTGGCCGGCTCTATACGCTGAACGCTCAAGCTCCAGAGTCAGCTTGGTCGGAGGTGAGATCGAAGATTTACACTACTGCTAAATCGTTCAACATCATTTCTTAA
- the LOC104711870 gene encoding psbP domain-containing protein 7, chloroplastic gives MSLKPYFSLLHSSQPTNAKLSDFLIAQQSSDDRKTTPAEEFSPLAEKFNRRLLLGVGSSSVLAVGANFCGITSFVLGLSPELGRNLKLDVVYPIGGYSRCIDTVQGFEFIYPVTWVGDQTLLYRAAEKSERETSLDLPPARNIRRKNVNEPVVAFGPPGSTGELNVSVIVSPVSPSFSIEAFGGPKEVGEAIVRTVTGSGQRTDLKGTLLESNLRQDSERNLKYYELEFKVESPVFRRHNVAICCAHRGRLYTLNAQAPESAWSEVRSKIYTTAKSFNIIS, from the exons ATGTCTCTGAAACCTTACTTCTCTCTGCTACACTCATCACAGCCTACGAATGCTAAACTCTCGGACTTCTTGATCGCTCAACAATCCTCCGATGATCGGAAAACTACCCCGGCCGAGGAGTTTTCTCCGCTGGCTGAGAAATTCAACCGTCGCCTTCTTCTGGGTGTAGGATCGTCCTCTGTTCTTGCGGTTGGTGCCAATTTCTGTGGTATCACGAGTTTTGTACTCGGTTTATCGCCGGAACTCGGCCGGAATCTGAAACTCGACGTCGTCTATCCGATTGGAGGGTATAGCAGATGTATCGACACGGTTCAAGGATTCG AATTTATATATCCGGTTACGTGGGTTGGAGACCAGACGCTTTTGTATAGAGCGGCGGAGAAGTCAGAACGTGAGACATCGCTAGACCTTCCTCCGGCAAGAAACATTCGCCGGAAAAACGTTAATGAACCGGTTGTTGCATTTGGACCTCCCGGTTCGACCGGTGAGCTCAACGTCAGTGTTATCGTCTCCCCTGTCTCACCCAGCTTCTC AATCGAAGCATTTGGAGGGCCAAAAGAAGTAGGAGAAGCAATAGTAAGAACGGTGACAGGATCCGGTCAACGAACAGATTTAAAAGGAACTTTGCTAGAATCAAATCTCAGACAAGATTCAGAGAGAAACTTGAAGTACTATGAGTTGGAGTTTAAAGTCGAATCACCCGTATTCAGACGGCATAATGTAGCCATTTGTTGCGCTCACCGTGGCCGGCTCTATACGCTGAACGCTCAAGCTCCAGAGTCAGCTTGGTCGGAGGTGAGATCGAAGATTTACACTACTGCTAAATCGTTCAACATCATTTCTTAA
- the LOC104703457 gene encoding acyl-CoA-binding domain-containing protein 4 codes for MAMARATSGPAYPERFYAAASYVGLDGSDSSAKNVSSKFSKDTALLFYALYQQATVGPCNTPKPSAWRPVEQSKWRSWQELGTMPSTEAMRLFVKILEEDDPGWYSRASNDIPDPVVDVQINRTKDEAVIENGNSFGETKTISTENGQLAETQDKDVVSEESNTVSVYNQWTAPQTSGQPPKARYEHGAAVIQDKMYIYGGNHNGRYLGDLHVLDLKNWTWSRVETKVATESEETSTPTLLAPCAGHSLIPWDNNLLSIGGHTKDPSESIQVKVFDTHTSTWSMLKTYGKPPVSRGGQSVTIVGKTLVIFGGQDAKRSLLNDLHILDLETMTWDEIDAVGVSPSPRSDHAAAVHAERYLLIFGGGSHATCFDDLHVLDLQTMEWSRPAQQGDAPTTRAGHAGVTIGENWFIVGGGDNKSGASESVVLNMSTLAWSVVASVQGRVPLASEGLSLVVSSYSGEDVLVAFGGYNGRYNNEIHLLKPSHKSTLQTKNLEAPLPGSLSAVNNATTRDIESEVEVSQEGRVREIVMDNVNAGSKVEGNNERIITTLKSEKEELEVSLNKEKMQTLQLRQELAEAESRNTELYKELQSVRGQLAAEQSRCFKLEVDVAELRQKLQTLETLQKELELLQRQKAASEQAAINAKRQSSGGVWGCFPLMGFS; via the exons ATGGCTATGGCTAGAGCAACCTCTGGTCCCGCTTACCCGGAGAGGTTCTACGCCGCCGCATCTTACGTCGGTCTCGACGGATCTGATTCGTCGGCGAAAAACGTCAGCTCGAAATTCTCAAAGGATACTGCACTACTATTCTATGCGTTGTACCAGCAG GCTACTGTCGGACCATGCAACACTCCCAAACCTAGTGCATGGAGACCTGTGGAGCAAAGCAAATGGAGAAG TTGGCAGGAGCTCGGAACCATGCCCTCCACCGAGGCAATGCGTCTCTTTGTGAAAATTCTGGAG GAAGACGATCCTGGTTGGTATTCCAGGGCATCTAATGATATTCCAGATCCTGTCGTAGATGTCCAAATTAAT AGAACGAAAGATGAGGCTGTTATTGAGAATGGTAACTCATTTGGTGAGACAAAGACAATTTCCACTGAGAATGGACAATTGGCTGAAACCCAAGATAAAGATGTAGTCTCAGAAGAGTCAAATACTGTTTCTGTGTATAACCAGTGGACGGCACCCCAAACATCAGGTCAGCCGCCAAAAGCTCGTTACGag CATGGAGCAGCTGTTATTCAAgataagatgtatatatatggtgGAAATCATAATGGCCGTTACCTCGGTGATCTTCAT GTTCTAGATTTAAAAAACTGGACTTGGTCAAGAGTTGAAACCAAGGTTGCAACTGAATCAGAGGAAACATCAACTCCAACATTATTAGCTCCTTGTGCTGGTCATTCTTTG ATACCATGGGACAACAATCTGCTGTCTATCGGTGGCCATACAAAGGATCCCTCAGAATCTATCCAAG TGAAGGTCTTTGATACGCATACCAGTACATGGTCAATGCTTAAGACATATGGAAAACCACCG GTTTCACGTGGAGGACAGTCAGTCACAATTGTGGGTAAAACTTTGGTGATATTTGGCGGGCAAGATGCAAAGAGATCACTTCTGAACGATTTACATATACTTGACCTAGAAACGATGACTTGGGATGAGATAGATGCCGT GGGTGTATCTCCATCTCCGAGGTCTGATCATGCTGCTGCAGTGCATGCGGAACGTTACCTTCTTATCTTTGGTGGGGGCTCACATGCAACCTGTTTCGATGATCTGCATGTCCTTGATTTGCAGACT ATGGAATGGTCAAGACCAGCACAACAGGGTGATGCACCAACTACAAGAGCTGGACATGCTGGCGTGACAATTGGGGAGAACTGGTTTATTGTTGGTGGCGGTGATAACAAGAGTG GAGCCTCTGAGAGTGTTGTACTAAACATGTCAACTCTTGCATGGTCGGTAGTCGCTTCAGTTCAAGGACGTGTACCTCTTGCTAGCGAG GGATTAAGTTTAGTCGTAAGTTCTTACAGTGGTGAAGATGTGCTAGTCGCTTTTGGTGGATACAATGGGCGTTACAACAACGAA ATTCATCTTCTTAAACCAAGCCACAAATCAACATTGCAAACAAAGAATCTGGAAGCGCCTTTGCCAGGTAGTCTTTCTGCAGTGAATAACGCCACAACCAGAGACATTGAGTCTGAGGTTGAGGTGAGCCAAGAAGGCAGAGTACGGGAAATCGTCATGGACAATGTTAACGCTGGAtcaaag GTTGAAGGAAACAACGAACGGATTATCACGACTCTTAAATCCGAGAAAGAAGAACTAGAGGTATCACTGAACAAGGAGAAGATGCAGACTCTCCAACTAAGGCAGGAGTTAGCAGAAGCAGAATCACGAAATACAGAGTTGTACAAG GAACTTCAGTCTGTTCGTGGCCAACTTGCTGCCGAACAGTCAAGGTGTTTCAAACTGGAG GTTGATGTTGCAGAGCTAAGGCAAAAGCTTCAAACATTGGAAACACTACAAAAGGAACTGGAACTCCTTCAGCGTCAAAAGGCTGCATCTGAACAAGCTGCAATCAACGCTAAAAGACAGAGCTCGGGTGGCGTCTGGGGCTG CTTTCCTCTCATGgggttttcttaa